A section of the Sphingomonas ginsenosidivorax genome encodes:
- the queC gene encoding 7-cyano-7-deazaguanine synthase QueC yields the protein MTSSPIAVALVSGGLDSMVSAAAAREAGYRLLALSVDYNQRHRVELAAARRIADALGAERHIVLPLDLSAFGGSALTADIAVPKDGVGTEDGGGIPVTYVPARNTIFLSLALGWAEAAGARDLFIGVNALDYSGYPDCRPEFIQAFEGLAELATKAGVEGEPFRIRAPLQHMTKADIVREGTRLGLDMGMSWSCYDPAPGGVHCGQCDSCRLRSKGFEDAGIADPTIYATVPGVSAITEGS from the coding sequence ATGACATCCTCCCCAATTGCGGTCGCGCTGGTCTCCGGCGGGCTGGACTCGATGGTATCCGCCGCCGCCGCGCGCGAAGCCGGATATCGGCTGCTCGCGCTGTCGGTCGACTATAACCAGCGCCACCGCGTCGAGCTCGCCGCCGCGCGCCGGATCGCCGACGCGCTCGGCGCCGAGCGCCATATCGTCCTGCCGCTCGACCTCTCCGCGTTCGGCGGCTCCGCGCTGACCGCGGACATCGCCGTGCCCAAGGACGGCGTCGGGACCGAGGACGGCGGCGGCATTCCCGTTACCTACGTCCCCGCGCGCAATACCATCTTTCTCAGCCTCGCGCTCGGCTGGGCCGAGGCGGCGGGTGCGCGCGACCTGTTCATCGGCGTCAACGCGCTCGATTATTCGGGCTATCCCGATTGCCGCCCCGAATTCATCCAGGCGTTCGAGGGGCTCGCCGAGCTCGCGACCAAGGCCGGGGTCGAGGGCGAACCCTTCCGCATCCGCGCGCCGCTGCAGCACATGACCAAGGCCGACATCGTCCGCGAAGGCACGCGCCTCGGGCTCGACATGGGGATGAGCTGGTCGTGCTACGATCCGGCGCCCGGCGGCGTGCATTGCGGGCAGTGCGACAGCTGCCGGCTGCGCTCGAAAGGGTTCGAGGACGCCGGCATCGCCGATCCGACGATCTACGCGACGGTCCCGGGCGTTTCGGCGATCACCGAAGGGTCATGA
- the queE gene encoding 7-carboxy-7-deazaguanine synthase yields MSYAVKEMFLTLQGEGVNAGRRAVFVRFAGCNLWSGREQDRATAVCRFCDTDFVGTDGLGGGKFADADALAAAVEGFWGEGAADRFVVLTGGEPMLQIDDAVVDALHARGFSIAMESNGTIAAHPGIDWVCVSPKAGSVVVQRTGDELKLVWPQPGTDIADIETWDFAHRLLQPLDDPRADANREACVAMVMQRPAWRLSLQTHKLLGLR; encoded by the coding sequence ATGAGCTACGCCGTCAAGGAGATGTTCCTGACGCTGCAGGGCGAGGGCGTCAACGCCGGTCGCCGGGCGGTGTTCGTGCGCTTCGCCGGCTGCAACCTCTGGTCGGGGCGCGAGCAGGACCGCGCCACCGCGGTGTGCCGATTCTGCGACACGGACTTCGTCGGCACCGATGGGCTGGGCGGCGGCAAGTTTGCCGATGCGGACGCGCTGGCGGCGGCGGTCGAGGGATTCTGGGGCGAGGGGGCGGCGGACCGCTTCGTCGTGCTGACCGGGGGCGAGCCGATGCTGCAGATCGACGACGCGGTCGTCGACGCGCTGCACGCGCGCGGCTTCTCGATCGCGATGGAGAGCAACGGGACGATCGCCGCGCATCCCGGGATCGACTGGGTCTGCGTCAGTCCCAAGGCGGGCAGCGTCGTCGTGCAACGGACCGGCGACGAACTGAAGCTGGTCTGGCCGCAGCCGGGGACCGACATCGCCGATATCGAGACCTGGGACTTCGCGCACCGCCTGCTGCAGCCGCTCGACGATCCGCGCGCGGACGCGAACCGCGAGGCGTGTGTGGCGATGGTAATGCAGCGCCCGGCGTGGCGGCTGTCGCTGCAGACGCACAAACTGCTCGGCTTGCGCTGA
- the lipB gene encoding lipoyl(octanoyl) transferase LipB encodes MVATARGDAQLRTVTQSHPPLPDTVEWRVSAGLTPYAAALAEMEARAAAVTDGSAGELVWLLEHPPVYTAGTSADPVDLIDARFPVIATGRGGKYTYHGPGQRIGYVVFDLTKRGRDVRHYVHTLEAWVIAALGEIGVEAFAIPGRVGIWTLDHRNFGGREAKIGAIGVRVRRWVTLHGFAVNVAPDLSHFGGIVPCGLPDPVTSLKALGISTNLATFDAALALTAGAFAETLSLASENGA; translated from the coding sequence ATGGTTGCAACCGCGCGCGGGGATGCGCAATTGAGGACGGTGACGCAGTCCCACCCCCCCCTTCCCGACACTGTCGAATGGCGCGTCAGCGCCGGCCTGACCCCCTATGCCGCCGCGCTGGCCGAGATGGAGGCGCGCGCGGCCGCGGTCACCGACGGGTCGGCGGGCGAACTCGTCTGGCTGCTCGAACATCCCCCCGTCTACACCGCAGGGACCAGCGCTGATCCGGTCGACCTGATCGACGCGCGCTTCCCGGTGATCGCGACCGGGCGCGGCGGGAAGTACACCTATCACGGCCCCGGCCAGCGGATCGGCTATGTCGTGTTCGACCTGACCAAGCGCGGGCGCGACGTGCGCCACTATGTCCATACGCTGGAGGCGTGGGTGATCGCGGCGCTGGGCGAGATCGGGGTCGAGGCGTTCGCGATTCCCGGGCGTGTCGGCATCTGGACGCTCGACCACCGCAATTTCGGGGGCCGCGAGGCGAAGATCGGCGCGATCGGCGTCCGCGTGCGGCGCTGGGTCACGCTGCACGGCTTTGCGGTCAACGTCGCGCCCGACCTGTCCCATTTCGGCGGGATCGTCCCCTGCGGGCTGCCGGACCCGGTTACCAGCCTGAAAGCGCTGGGCATTTCGACCAATCTTGCAACCTTCGACGCCGCCTTGGCGTTGACGGCGGGAGCATTCGCTGAAACACTTTCTTTGGCGTCCGAAAACGGCGCTTGA